In Candidatus Methylomirabilota bacterium, one DNA window encodes the following:
- the iolB gene encoding 5-deoxy-glucuronate isomerase encodes AVSPRPIPAEQYRGRLLRRAGPPGAEGSIVEISPADAGWSYVGFSAHRLAPGAAIRRPAAAEERLILVLEGRATVRVGTEVFADVGSRDSVFDGPPPPVILAAPETELEIGAETTALIGLATAPAGPIRRTALIEDTEILVESRGSGNTARRIHHLLPPGAEAGRLIAYEVFTPGGNWSSYPPHKHDTEDPPREAYLEELYFYRFARPQGYALQRVYTADRALDEIMAPMDGDLVLVPAGYHPVGSPAGYDCYYLNVMAGPNRSWHFTVDPDHTWLMDWDPSAPQSR; translated from the coding sequence GGCGGTCTCGCCCCGTCCGATCCCCGCCGAGCAGTACCGCGGGCGGCTCCTTCGCCGCGCCGGGCCTCCCGGTGCCGAGGGCTCGATCGTCGAGATCAGCCCGGCAGACGCAGGCTGGTCGTACGTCGGGTTCTCGGCCCACCGGCTGGCGCCGGGCGCCGCGATCCGGCGGCCGGCAGCGGCCGAGGAGCGACTCATCCTCGTGCTCGAGGGCCGGGCCACAGTGCGGGTGGGGACGGAGGTCTTCGCCGACGTCGGGAGTCGCGACAGCGTCTTCGACGGCCCGCCGCCGCCGGTCATCCTCGCGGCGCCGGAGACCGAGCTCGAGATCGGCGCCGAGACGACGGCGCTGATCGGCCTCGCGACGGCGCCGGCCGGGCCCATCCGGCGGACCGCGCTGATCGAGGACACGGAGATCCTCGTCGAGTCGCGCGGCTCGGGCAACACGGCGCGGCGGATCCATCACCTGCTGCCCCCGGGGGCCGAGGCCGGCCGGCTGATCGCCTACGAGGTTTTCACGCCCGGCGGCAACTGGTCGAGCTATCCGCCGCACAAGCACGACACCGAGGACCCGCCCCGCGAGGCGTACCTGGAGGAGCTGTACTTCTACCGGTTCGCCCGACCGCAGGGGTACGCGCTCCAGCGGGTTTACACCGCCGACCGGGCGCTCGATGAGATCATGGCGCCGATGGACGGTGACCTCGTGCTCGTGCCGGCCGGCTACCACCCGGTCGGCTCGCCGGCAGGCTACGACTGCTATTACCTCAACGTGATGGCGGGTCCCAATCGGTCCTGGCACTTCACGGTCGATCCCGATCACACCTGGCTCATGGATTGGGATCCATCGGCCCCACAATCGAGATGA